The nucleotide window CGTTCCTGTTCAACGAGCCGCCGACGCTTGAGCATCTCGCCGTGCTGTTTCAGGACACCCAGTATCTGCAATGGCTGATCAATACCGGCGCGGTGGGGGTCGCAGTCGTCCTCATTACGCTTGTACTGGCGGTACCGGCGGGCTACGCACTCGCGCGCATGACCGGCCCCTGGGCGCAGACGCTCGGCATCGCTATCTTTCTAACCTATCTCGTGCCGCCGACCATCCTGTTCATCCCGTTCGCGCGCATCATCGCGACGCTTGGCCTGCAGGATTCGCTTTGGTCCTTGGTACTCGTCTATCCGAGCTTCACGGTGCCGTTCTGCACCTGGCTGCTTATGGGATTCTTCAAGGCGATCCCGCGCGACCTTGAGGATGCGGCGATGATCGACGGGCTTTCACGGCTCGGCGCGTTCCTCAAGGTGGTGATGCCGATCTCGCTCGCGGGCGTGCTGACCGCAGTTATCTTCGCTTTCACGCTGGTGACGCAGGAATTCGTCTACGGCGTCACCTTCATCACCTCCGCATCGAGCTACACCGTCAGCGTCGGCGTGCCGACCTTCCTGGTGCGCGGCGACGTCTATTTCTGGGGCTCGATGATGGGCGCCTGCTTGATCGCAAGCGTTCCCATCGCAATTATCTACAATCTCTTCGTCGACCGCTTCGTGGCCGGCTTTACGGTGGGGGCGGTGAAGTAGGGCGGTGGCGCATGTCAGGCGCGAGCATGTCGGATCAGGAACGCGAACTGCACGAGGTGAATGGCTGCCTTGAACTTCTTTTCACCTTGCGCTCGGAATTCGCGCAATGGCTGGGAGAGGCGCGGGACGGCTCCGCGCGCGAAGCGTTGGAGAATGTCCTGGGGCATATCGAGGCGCTGGAACGCGAGTACCGCACGCGTCAGAACGAACTGCGGGAGCATCAGGCTACGAGATCCTAGCTCGCCGACCCGCGAGCGCGGACGGCCGTCCTCAATCTGAGAGCACGATCGGCAGCATGGCTTGATGGCCGCGCAATGAGGCGCTTCTTACCCCAAACAATTCCGTAAGACATTGAACTCATTGATTTATCTCGCTTTCCTAGGGTTTCTCGTCGCTCCATGATGGTATTCATAGGTCGCCGGTCCTGACCATCGGGCGACCGGTGTTGAAGCCGCTCGCTGCCAAAGATGAACCGCGGCTGGCCCGCGTTTTCGAAGGCGCAAGCGTTCTCGCGGTGCAGCAACCGGCGGAAACGAGCCTTCCTGCAACGTGCGACGTCCAACGAAGTCGAACCCGTGCGGCTGCCTCGCACGCACGGCACCGCAGCATGCTGCCGGATGCTCAGGATTCGTAATAGGTTAGGCAAGGACAAACAGGGGCGGAGCATGTAAAGTCAGTTCGCGCGACCTTGGAGGCCAGCAGTCTGGCTTGCTGCACGATCGGGGGTCGCTGCGTCATCGGGCGGGCTCGGCTGAGGTTTTGGGAGGGCGAGAGCGAAAACGGAGGAACCGATGAAAAAGGACATCTGGCAAGAAAACAAAGAGCGCTACTTCGAGTGGAATCCTATCGAAGGCCTCGGTGCCAAGTTCACATGGGCTGCGATCGGGGCAGTTGCGGCTGTCATCGCCATGTACCTGCTGCGCTAGAGCGCGATGGGATTAGATGGACTTGCGATCGCGCTCCAGGTTTTGATTGAACATGATCTTTTCGGCAAACCGGTACCCACCCCCGACCACGTCGAGGGCAAGCTCTTCGGGATCATGCTCTAGCTAACTGGCGCGGAGTGGGACGGAGCGCACTCTTCGCTTGCCGCGCTCTCGTGCGGTCGAGCAAGGCGACCCCTGGAGGATGCAATGGCGCAAAGCGTGCTCGTGGTCGATGACGAGGCCAACATCCTGCTGTCCCTCGAATTCCTGATGAAAAAGGCCGGTTACGAAGTTCGCCTCGCCCGTGACGGCGAGGAGGCGCTCGCCGAGATAGGCAAGACGCGGCCGGATCTCGTGCTCCTCGATGTCATGATGCCGAAGCGCAACGGTTTCGACGTGTGCGAGGCCATCCGGGCCAATCCGGAGTGGCGGGCGGTGCGTGTCATCCTGCTGACAGCCAAGGGCCGTGACATCGAACGCGAAAAAGGCCTGGCGGTGGGCGCCGACGACTACATCACCAAACCGTTCTCGACGCGCGAGGTCGTGGAACGGGTTACCGCTTGGATCGGGCCGGCCAAGTAACCGGGCAACAAGGGCGAGCGATGCAGGCTGCCGTTGCGATACCAATCCTCCTCGCAGCATTGGCGCTCGCCGCCTTCGCTGTGTCCGGCGTTGCGCTGTGGCAGGCGGTGCAACTTGGCGGAGCGGTCGGCGTTTACATGTCCATCGCATTTGCCGTCGTCGCCGCTTTGGTGGCGCTGGCTTGGGCTCTGCTGCATGTCAAGCTCCTCAAGCCCTTGGCCGCTCTGAAGCGGGAACTGCTGATGCAGTCGCAGATACGCGTCGATCGACCGCTCGCGGTCGATCGCGGCCACTTGCTCAATGGGCTCCCGACGGCGGTCGACAAAATACTCGGCACGCTCCGAGCTGCGCGTGGCGAGACACAGGAGGCCGTTGATGCTGCCACGCGGCGAGCGGAGGAACAGAAGAGCCGGCTCGAGGCCATCCTGCTCGATCTCTCCGAAGGTGTGATCGTCTGCAATCTCGAGCACCGCATACTCCTCTACAACCAGGCTGCCGCCCGGATACTCAACGCGCGCGACACGCTTGGGCTTGCCCGCTCATTGTTTGGCGTGCTGACGCGAGAGCCCGTGCTATTGACGCTTGAGCTGCTCCTGCAACGGTCAGAGGACGCAGCCGGCGATGAAGCCCGGTCCACCGCAGAATCGACGCTCGATTCCACGACGCGCCGCTTCGTCTGTGCGTCGGTCGACCTTGCTACTTTGCTGCAGGCGAGGCTCAGCCTGGTGCGCGAACCTTCGGGCCGCGCCTCAGGCTACGTGTTGACCTTTGCCGATGTCGGCGCCGAACTCGAGAACGTGGCCCAGCGCGATGCGCTCTTGCGTGAGGTCGCCATGGAATGGCGACGGCCACTTGCAAGCTTGCGCGCCGCCGCCGAAATGCTGGCGGGAGAGCTCGAAGCGGGCGAGCGCCGCGTCTTTCAGGACATCGTTGGCAAGGAGATCGGAACCCTCGATCGGAGCTTTGCCGACGTTGCGCAGCGTTACGAACGCCTTGCGACGGGTCAGTGGCCGTTGGCCGACATTTACTCGCTGGATCTGTTCCGCGCCGTCCGCAGGCATTTGGCCGACGCCGACGGCATCCAGGTCACCCCCGTGGGCGTGCCGGTCTGGATTCATGCCGACAGCCACTCGCTGGTGCTTGCGCTCGAGCATCTCATCCGCGCCGTTGCCAGGCACACGGCGAAAGCCGCCTTCGATATCGGCGCCGTGGTGCGAGGCGAGTACGTCTACGTCGAGGTGGTTTGGGACGGCGCACCGCTCGCCTCGGCGATTATCGAAGCCTGGCTGGCGGAGCCGCTGAAGGGCACGATCGGCAACCGCACGGTCCACCAGATCGTGGAGCGACATGGCAGCGAGCTATGGAGCCAGGCGCTGCCAGAGGGGCGCACGTGCCTCAGATTGCCGCTAAGGAAGACCGAGCAGCCACGCGTCCCGGAACGGTTGGACCGCGTTGCGCCGATGCCGGAGCTATATGACTTCGACTTGTTTGCTCCTTCGACTGAGGCAATCAGGGACACGCCGTTGCACAAGCTCAACCTGGTCGTCTTCGACACCGAGACCACCGGCCTCAGGCCCAACGAGGGCGATGAGCTCATCTCAGTCGGCGCGGTTCGTGTGGTCAATGGTCGCATCCTGACGGGCGAGACCTTCGAGCGGCTGATCAATCCGAGCCGCGTTATCCCGGCCAGCACCACGCGAATTCACGGCATCACCACCGAAATGGTGCGCGACAAGCCCCCTGCCCATGTCATCTTGCCACAGTTCAAGTCCTTCATCGGTGACTCCGTGCTCGTCGCCTACAACGCCGCGTTCGACATGAAATTCCTTGAGAACGGAGCCGAGCAGGCAGGCGTCAAATTCGACAACCCGGTGCTCGATGCCCTGCTTCTGTCCATGTATCTGCAGCCGGATGTGTCCGATTTTTCGCTGACCGCCACTGCCGAACGACTGGGTGTCGAGGTCATTCGCAGGCACACCGCAATCGGCGACGCCATGACCACGGCCGCGATCTTCGTGAAGCTCCTGGATCTGTTGAAAGCCCGCGGGATCGAGACGCTCGGTCAAGCCGCCAGGATCTCAAGCCGGATGATGGAGCAGCGTCGTCAGCAGGCACAACTTACATGATCGCGCGCCGCCGAGGCAGCAACGCAGCGAGGAGCGCATAGAGGTGACACACATGCCAAGGCGAGGATTGGTTGCCGAGCGCTTGATCGGCTTGTTCCTGTTCGGTTTGCTGCTGCTCACACCGCCGTTGATCGGCGCCTTCGATAAGGCCACCTTCGTGGGTGGGATACCACTGCTCTACCTCTATTTGTTTCTCTCCTGGGCGTTGCTGATCGCCCTCACGGCGTTGATCGTCGAGCGGCCCGACCCCGACGAGGAGATTGCCGAAAGCGAGCCTGGCGCGGATCCCGACCAAGTCACCAACCGCGCACCGCGAGGGTGAGCCATGCTGGGCGGGTACGTCATAGTCACGGTCTCCTTCCTCTACCTCTCGATCCTGTTCGCCATCGCCTACTATGGTGACCGCCGCGCGGATCAGCGTAGGAGCATTATCGCGAGCCCCTACATCTTTGCGCTATCCATCGCCGTGTATGCCACAGCCTGGACCTTTTACGGTAGCGTCGGACGGGCTGCGTCCTCGGGCGTCAGTTTCCTGCCCATCTATCTTGGCCCGACGCTGACCTTCATCCTTGGCTGGTTTTTGATCCGCAAGATCATCCGCATCAGCAAGGTCAATCGCATTACCTCAATTGCCGACTTCGTTGCGTCGCGCTACGGCAAGAGTTCCTTCCTGGGCGGGCTGGTGACTATCATCGCGGTCGTCGGCATCATGCCGTATATCTCGCTGCAGCTGAAGGCGATCTCGACGAGTTTCGCCGTGCTCCAGCATTACCCGGACATCGTGATGCCGGCCAAGCTTGGCTCGACTCCGGTCTTGCAGGATACAGCGCTATACGTCGCGGTGATCATGGCCGCATTTGCCATCTTGTTTGGCACGCGGCACATCGACGCCAGCGAGCGTCATGAGGGCATGGTGGCGGCGATTGCCTTCGAGTCGGTGGTCAAGCTGTTCGCTTTCCTAGCGGTTGGGCTATTCGTCACCTTCGGTATCTATGGCGGCTTCGGCGAAGTGTTCTCGCGCGCGGCCACCGATCCAGCCCTCGCGCGTCTCTTTACGCTCGAGGCAGCCGGCGGGTACACGAGCTGGATTTCGCTGACGCTGGTCTCGATGGCAGCCATTGTCTTGCTGCCGCGCCAGTTTCAGGTGCTGGTGGTCGAGAATGTGGATGAGCGCCACATCAAGAAGGCCATCTGGCTGTTCCCGCTGTACATGCTGCTCATCAACATTTTCGTCCTGCCGATCGCTTTTGGCGGGCTCCTCCACTTTCCCGGAAATACGGTCGATGCCGACACCTTCGTGTTGACCGTGCCAATGGCCGAGCATTTTTGGACCATCGCGTTGTTCGCATTCATCGGCGGCCTCTCCGCGGCAACGGGCATGATCATTGTCGAAACCATTGCCCTGGCCACCATGGTGTCGAACGATCTCGTCATGCCGCTCCTCTTGCGTTTCGGCCGCCTGCATCTCTCGGAGCGCAAGGATCTGTCTGGCCTCATGCTCGCCATCCGCCGCAGCGCCATCATCTTCGTGATCCTGCTCGGCTACGCGTATGTCCGGTTGATCGGCGAATCTTACGCGCTCGTCTCCATCGGGCTGATGTCATTCGTCGCCGCCGCACAGTTCGCGCCCGCTATCCTCGGCGGCATCCTGTGGAAGGGAGCGACCCGCCTCGGCGCGCTGGCTGGAATGAGCGCCGGGTTCCTGGTGTGGATCTACACGCTGCTGCTGCCTTCGTTCGCACGATCGGGGTGGATCTCAGAGAGCTTTCTGCAGGATGGCCCGTGGGGGCTTGCGCTGTTCAGTCCCTATGCGTTGCTCGGGCTTTCCGGTCTCGATCCCGTTGCACACGCCCTGTTCTGGACCATGGCGGTCAATGTCGGGTTGTACGTTGCTGTGTCGCTTGTGACGACGCAGACCATGATCGAGCGCAGCCAGGCCGTACAGTTTGTCGACATCTTCAAGCAGCCATCCGAGGGCGCGCGCATTTGGCGTGGCACGGCCACCATTGGCGACCTCCGTCGCCTCTCGAACCGCTTCATCGGTGAGACCCTGACGGAACAAGCCCTCCAGCGCTTCGAGCGCGACCGAGGGCGCCGGCTCGACGATGCGCATGCGGCGGACGCGGACATCGTGCATTACGCGGAGCGGCAACTCGCCGGCGCCATTGGTGCGGCCTCCGCGCGGATCATGATCGCCTCAGTGTTGAGGGAGGAGATGCACGACATCGACGAGGTCATGCAGATCCTCGATGAGGCTTCTCAACTCGTTGTCTACAGCCGTCAACTGGAGGAGAAGTCGCAGCAGCTCGAGGCTGCGACGGCAGAGCTCAGGGCGGCCAACGAGCGGCTCAAGGAGCTCGACAAGATGAAGGATGACTTTGTCTCGACGATCAGCCATGAGTTCAGGACACCGCTCACCTCGATCCGCTCCTTCAGTGAGATCGTGCACGACAATCCGGACATTCCCGTCGAGCAGCGCAAGATGTTCCTTGGTACTATCGTTCAGGAAACCGAGCGGCTGACCAGGCTTGTCAACGACATCCTCGACCTCGCCAAGATGGAGGCCGGCCAGACGGATTGGCAACTGGCCAGGATCGAGCCAAGGAAGGTGATCGACAACGCGCTCGCCGCAACGGCCGGCCTCTTCGCCAAGAACCCTCGCATCAAGCTCAAGTGTCGCGTGGCCGAGGACCTGCCGAGGATTCTCGTTGACGCCGACCGGATCACGCAAGTGCTGGTCAATCTGATTTCCAACGCGGTCAAGTTCTGCGACAAGGACGATGGTTTGATAACCATTGTGGGGCGAGCAGAAGCGGGATCCATCCTGGTCAGTGTGCGTGACAATGGTGTCGGTATCGCCAAGGAGGATCACAAGAAGATTTTCGAGCGCTTCCGCCAGGCGGGTGACACATTGATCGGCAAGCCGCAGGGCACCGGTCTGGGGCTGCCGATCAGCTTGCATATCCTTGAGCGCTTCGGGGGCACCATCTGGGTCGAAAGCGAACTCGGCAAGGGTGCGACTTTTTTCGTCCGCATCCCCTCGGCCGCCGCTTCGGCCGAGTTCCTCCACTCGGCCACCGCCGCTCGCGAAATCACTTGATCGCAACGTGGCGAGTTGCGCGCCAGCTAGTTCAGAGCGAGCGTTCCGCGAATTCCATATTCAGTGTTGCACGCAGGTTTTCGATGGCGCGGAAAGACGCCACGAGATGTTTGTTTTCGCGTGGTGAGAGATCAGCCACGGGGACATAATTGGTGATCTTGCGCCCGGCCTTGAAGTCCTCCAGCTGCTGGCGCAGCAGGAGACGGGTTATATGCCTGAACGCGTCGGCAAGATCCTCATGGTCTCCAGCGCTGATGGCTCCCTTCTCCTTGAGGCAGTCAAGCCGGGTGAGAGTCGACGTGGCCGGAATGCCGGCTTTAAGCGCAAGTAGCCGCGCACCCTCCACGAGCGGTAGCGTTCCACGAAGCTTCAGGTTCACCACACCCTGCCGATCCTCCCCATGGTACTCCTTGCGCAAGCGTCCGAACCAGCCGAGAGCCACCTTGTGTTCGGCTTCGATGGCGAACAGGTGTCGGAGGAACTGAGGGTACGCCGGTGTTACTGCAGTGACGTGGGTGCGGAGTTCGCTTGAGAGTGCGGGATCGCCGAACGCATGACGGAAATCGAAGAAGATATCGCAGTTCAACAGCATCTCGGACTCGCGCCGCCTGATCCAGTTGTCGATCTGCCGGCGCCAATCCGACAGGCTCTTGCGCCAGACGGGATTGGTGGCCATGACATCGCCGACGCAGAGGCGAAAGCCGATCGCGTCAAGCATCCGCGTCATGCGCTCGGCAAGCTCCAGAAAATATGCGTCCGCACGCTTGCCTTGGCCGCCGACGTCGTCAGCGAGGATGAAGCCATTGTCCTGGTCGGGCGCCAGAAAGTTTTCGCCGCGCCCACCCGACCCCATGATAATGAGAGCGAACCGCGCAGGAGGCTCCCCCCAGCCGTCGTCGCGCATCGCCGCTTCGACCAGCCTCAAGACACGTCGGTGGATATCGTTGTTGATCTCCGTGAGCAGCGACTGCACCTCCGGCGCCGGAACGTTGTTGTCCAACAGTGCGCTGGCAAGCTGGGCCTGCGCCTCCTTTATGAGGTGCAGGCCCTCGACGCTCTCCTCGTGCGTGAGTTGCTCGATGAGCGACATACTCTCGCTCGACAAAGAGGCGAGCGCTTCGTCCAGGGCGAGCATGCCGATCATCGCTCCGCTCCAGTCCACGACGGGGACATGCCGAAGCTTGCTACGGCGCATCAAGGCGACCGCCTGGAAAAGGTATTCGTCGGCCCCCGCCACGACGACCGGCGACGTCATCACCGACTCGACGCCTTGATCGGGCTCCGTACGCCACGCGATCCGACGCACGACGTCTTGTTCCGTCACGATGCCCCTGGGCCGGCCCGCGCCATCGATGACGACAGCGCAGGACGCAGGCGTCGCCGTCATCAGGCTTACGACCTCGCTCACCGTCGCGCTCGGTGCAACACGCACAGGCGGCGGTCGCATATGGTCGCGTACGAGGCGCCGGAAAATCTCGGTTTGCGTACTCAATGGTGGTTTGCTCCGTGGACCCACATGCTCCAGGCACGATCATCAGGCCACGATTTGAACCTACCACTACGCGGTTCGCGCTTATGGCCTCCGGCTACAGTCTAGATTATATTGTAGTTCACATGGGAGTTCGAAGTCTTGTTCTGGGTGGCGCGCCATGGCTCTGGACGCTCGGAATTTTCACGGTTTCAGCTAACGGTCCACTCTGTTTTGGCCGGGGGGAGCGCCACTATCTTTGATGCAGGTTTGTCACGCCGCACCTAGCTGGTGCTGAAATGTGTCAGCGACCGATCGCCCGCTGGACACCCAGCTCTCGCCGTCCGCGACTGCTGCGCGCTCCGTGGTTCCCGCGATTGGCGCTACTGCGGCTGATATCCCTCAATGCGCGTCAGCAGTTGTTCTTCCAGCCCGGCCCGGCGCTTTTTGAGCCACTCAACTTCCGCCTCCTGATCAGCTTCCGCCTCGTAAACCTTAAGGAGATCAGTGACGCGGCAATATTGGTGGCAAAGCGCGTCGAAGGTTCCGTCCGTCGCCGCCAACCGGCGCACCACCTCTTCATCCTCGGAGAACCTCGCCAGCAATGGCCGGATGCACTCCACGATTTCGTTCGTTCCCATCGCTCCTCGCTGTTCTGTCCGACGCGTTTCGCGGGACAAGCCGCGAAGACCGCGGACTAGGATTTCATCTTTCGAATCTCATCGACGATCTCGGGATTGGCCAGCGTCGAGATGTCGCCGGCGTCCTCGTCGTTCGAAATCGCCGCAAGCACACGGCGCATGATCTTGCCAGAACGGGTCTTTGGCATGTCGGGCACCATCACGATACGGCGCGGGCGCGCGATGGCCCCAATCTCCCGGATTACGGAATCTTCTACTCGCTTGCGGATGGATTCGTTTGGTGCGAGTCCGGGCTTCAGCGATACGTAAAGGTCGGGGATCTTGCCTTTGATCTCGTCTCTGGCGGGGACGACTGCCGCTTCCGCGATCTCTTCAACAAGCAGGCTGGCGGATTCGATCTCCTTGGTCCCAAGCCTATGCCCGGCCACGTTGATGACATCGTCGATTCGACCCAGGATGCGATAATAGCCATCGGCCGCCTGCAGAGCGCCGTCGCCGGCCATGTACGGCCAATCGCGCCAGTCACGGCTCGTTCGGTCCTTGCAGTAGCGCGCGTAGTACTGTTGGACGAAGCGATCGGGGTCTTTCCAGATCGTCTGAAATGAGCCCGGCCAGGGGTTCTGGATGCAGATGTTTCCGGCACGGCCGGAGCGCGGTGGAATCTCGGCGCCTGCCTCGTCATAGATGATCGGGTGAATGCCGGGCACGGCCGGCCCCGCGCTTCCCGGCTTCATGGGATGAAGAGCCGGCACCGTGCTGCACAGAAAGCCGCCGTTCTCCGTTTGCCACCAGGTGTCGACGATGGCCGCCTCGCCCTTGCCAACGACCTCGTGGTACCACTTCCACACTGCCGGTTCGATGGGCTCGCCCACCGTGGTCATATGCTTGAAGTGGTGATTGTACTTCGGCGGCTCGTCGGGCCCAGCGCGCCGAAGCGCCCGTATTGCTGTCGGCGAGGTGTGAAAGATGTTGACGTCGAGTTCTTCGGCGATGCGCCACGGACGCCCCGCGTCGGGATAGGTAGGAAGCCCCTCGTACACCACCGAGGAGGCTGCGAGCGCCAGTGGCCCATAGACGATGTAGGAGTGACCTGTGATCCAGCCAATATCGGCCATGCACCAGTAGACATCCTCCGGATGGATGTCCTGAATGTATTTCGACGTTCCCGCGACGTAGGACAGATATCCACCGATGCTGTGCTGACATCCCTTCGGCCTCCCGGTGGTGCCGCTGGTGTACATCAGGAACAGCGGATCTTCCGCAGCCATTTCCACAGGGTCGACCCGGCGCCGCCGATAGGCCGACAACATCTCGTTCATGACGAAATCGCGGCCCCCAACCAGCGGCGTTTTGCTTGAATATCGCCCCGGATACCTCTGCCACACGAGCACCTTCTCGACATTGACGCCTTCCTTCTCTGCCTCGCTGACGGCGACGTCGGCTTTCTCCTTGTGATCGAGAAGCTGGCCGCCACGGCAATAGGCGTCCATTGTGATCAGCACTCGGCTTTCGGAATCGACGATGCGATCTGCCGTGGCCTTCCCGCTGAAGCCGCTAAAGACTTGCGAGTGAATGACCCCGAGCCTGGCGCACGCGAGCATCGTAATCGGAAGCTCTGGCACCATGGGCATGTGCAACGTCACCCGGTCGCCCTTCTTGAGACCGCAGCCATCTCGCAACAATGCGGCGACCTCGTTCACGCGCACATAGAGATCCTGGTAGGTGACGTGCTGGATCGCTTCGTGCTCCGGCTCGGGGACGAAGTGGATCGCCGTCTTGTTCTTGTACTTGGCGAGATGGCGATCGACGCAGTTGTAACTGGCGTTGATCCTGCCGCCGACGAACCAGCGCCAGAACGGTGGATTGCTCGTATCGAGCGTGATGTCCCAGGGGCGGTACCAGTCAAGAAGGTCGGCGTATTCCTTGAAGCAGTCCGGGA belongs to Bradyrhizobium icense and includes:
- a CDS encoding carbohydrate ABC transporter permease; protein product: MARRPFKLVRIARAGGHASVLVFFITFLAFPFYWMLMTTFKTTIDLHDVSKNPFLFNEPPTLEHLAVLFQDTQYLQWLINTGAVGVAVVLITLVLAVPAGYALARMTGPWAQTLGIAIFLTYLVPPTILFIPFARIIATLGLQDSLWSLVLVYPSFTVPFCTWLLMGFFKAIPRDLEDAAMIDGLSRLGAFLKVVMPISLAGVLTAVIFAFTLVTQEFVYGVTFITSASSYTVSVGVPTFLVRGDVYFWGSMMGACLIASVPIAIIYNLFVDRFVAGFTVGAVK
- a CDS encoding response regulator transcription factor — protein: MAQSVLVVDDEANILLSLEFLMKKAGYEVRLARDGEEALAEIGKTRPDLVLLDVMMPKRNGFDVCEAIRANPEWRAVRVILLTAKGRDIEREKGLAVGADDYITKPFSTREVVERVTAWIGPAK
- a CDS encoding 3'-5' exonuclease; amino-acid sequence: MQAAVAIPILLAALALAAFAVSGVALWQAVQLGGAVGVYMSIAFAVVAALVALAWALLHVKLLKPLAALKRELLMQSQIRVDRPLAVDRGHLLNGLPTAVDKILGTLRAARGETQEAVDAATRRAEEQKSRLEAILLDLSEGVIVCNLEHRILLYNQAAARILNARDTLGLARSLFGVLTREPVLLTLELLLQRSEDAAGDEARSTAESTLDSTTRRFVCASVDLATLLQARLSLVREPSGRASGYVLTFADVGAELENVAQRDALLREVAMEWRRPLASLRAAAEMLAGELEAGERRVFQDIVGKEIGTLDRSFADVAQRYERLATGQWPLADIYSLDLFRAVRRHLADADGIQVTPVGVPVWIHADSHSLVLALEHLIRAVARHTAKAAFDIGAVVRGEYVYVEVVWDGAPLASAIIEAWLAEPLKGTIGNRTVHQIVERHGSELWSQALPEGRTCLRLPLRKTEQPRVPERLDRVAPMPELYDFDLFAPSTEAIRDTPLHKLNLVVFDTETTGLRPNEGDELISVGAVRVVNGRILTGETFERLINPSRVIPASTTRIHGITTEMVRDKPPAHVILPQFKSFIGDSVLVAYNAAFDMKFLENGAEQAGVKFDNPVLDALLLSMYLQPDVSDFSLTATAERLGVEVIRRHTAIGDAMTTAAIFVKLLDLLKARGIETLGQAARISSRMMEQRRQQAQLT
- a CDS encoding sensor histidine kinase, translated to MLGGYVIVTVSFLYLSILFAIAYYGDRRADQRRSIIASPYIFALSIAVYATAWTFYGSVGRAASSGVSFLPIYLGPTLTFILGWFLIRKIIRISKVNRITSIADFVASRYGKSSFLGGLVTIIAVVGIMPYISLQLKAISTSFAVLQHYPDIVMPAKLGSTPVLQDTALYVAVIMAAFAILFGTRHIDASERHEGMVAAIAFESVVKLFAFLAVGLFVTFGIYGGFGEVFSRAATDPALARLFTLEAAGGYTSWISLTLVSMAAIVLLPRQFQVLVVENVDERHIKKAIWLFPLYMLLINIFVLPIAFGGLLHFPGNTVDADTFVLTVPMAEHFWTIALFAFIGGLSAATGMIIVETIALATMVSNDLVMPLLLRFGRLHLSERKDLSGLMLAIRRSAIIFVILLGYAYVRLIGESYALVSIGLMSFVAAAQFAPAILGGILWKGATRLGALAGMSAGFLVWIYTLLLPSFARSGWISESFLQDGPWGLALFSPYALLGLSGLDPVAHALFWTMAVNVGLYVAVSLVTTQTMIERSQAVQFVDIFKQPSEGARIWRGTATIGDLRRLSNRFIGETLTEQALQRFERDRGRRLDDAHAADADIVHYAERQLAGAIGAASARIMIASVLREEMHDIDEVMQILDEASQLVVYSRQLEEKSQQLEAATAELRAANERLKELDKMKDDFVSTISHEFRTPLTSIRSFSEIVHDNPDIPVEQRKMFLGTIVQETERLTRLVNDILDLAKMEAGQTDWQLARIEPRKVIDNALAATAGLFAKNPRIKLKCRVAEDLPRILVDADRITQVLVNLISNAVKFCDKDDGLITIVGRAEAGSILVSVRDNGVGIAKEDHKKIFERFRQAGDTLIGKPQGTGLGLPISLHILERFGGTIWVESELGKGATFFVRIPSAAASAEFLHSATAAREIT
- a CDS encoding DUF294 nucleotidyltransferase-like domain-containing protein, encoding MSEVVSLMTATPASCAVVIDGAGRPRGIVTEQDVVRRIAWRTEPDQGVESVMTSPVVVAGADEYLFQAVALMRRSKLRHVPVVDWSGAMIGMLALDEALASLSSESMSLIEQLTHEESVEGLHLIKEAQAQLASALLDNNVPAPEVQSLLTEINNDIHRRVLRLVEAAMRDDGWGEPPARFALIIMGSGGRGENFLAPDQDNGFILADDVGGQGKRADAYFLELAERMTRMLDAIGFRLCVGDVMATNPVWRKSLSDWRRQIDNWIRRRESEMLLNCDIFFDFRHAFGDPALSSELRTHVTAVTPAYPQFLRHLFAIEAEHKVALGWFGRLRKEYHGEDRQGVVNLKLRGTLPLVEGARLLALKAGIPATSTLTRLDCLKEKGAISAGDHEDLADAFRHITRLLLRQQLEDFKAGRKITNYVPVADLSPRENKHLVASFRAIENLRATLNMEFAERSL
- the acs gene encoding acetate--CoA ligase, whose protein sequence is MSQSTAEVSEAEIAVHWQEENYVNPPERFLAQANLTDKAVFDRFSLDNVPDCFKEYADLLDWYRPWDITLDTSNPPFWRWFVGGRINASYNCVDRHLAKYKNKTAIHFVPEPEHEAIQHVTYQDLYVRVNEVAALLRDGCGLKKGDRVTLHMPMVPELPITMLACARLGVIHSQVFSGFSGKATADRIVDSESRVLITMDAYCRGGQLLDHKEKADVAVSEAEKEGVNVEKVLVWQRYPGRYSSKTPLVGGRDFVMNEMLSAYRRRRVDPVEMAAEDPLFLMYTSGTTGRPKGCQHSIGGYLSYVAGTSKYIQDIHPEDVYWCMADIGWITGHSYIVYGPLALAASSVVYEGLPTYPDAGRPWRIAEELDVNIFHTSPTAIRALRRAGPDEPPKYNHHFKHMTTVGEPIEPAVWKWYHEVVGKGEAAIVDTWWQTENGGFLCSTVPALHPMKPGSAGPAVPGIHPIIYDEAGAEIPPRSGRAGNICIQNPWPGSFQTIWKDPDRFVQQYYARYCKDRTSRDWRDWPYMAGDGALQAADGYYRILGRIDDVINVAGHRLGTKEIESASLLVEEIAEAAVVPARDEIKGKIPDLYVSLKPGLAPNESIRKRVEDSVIREIGAIARPRRIVMVPDMPKTRSGKIMRRVLAAISNDEDAGDISTLANPEIVDEIRKMKS